Proteins found in one Pyrus communis chromosome 15, drPyrComm1.1, whole genome shotgun sequence genomic segment:
- the LOC137718132 gene encoding E3 ubiquitin-protein ligase CIP8-like, with protein MAETPSQTPPPRRSASEVETETMDYWCYRCNKRVSIETVANLPDIVCHECKNGFVESIPAASYPQSDPSSRSSDQVDDPTFGSPFLQVLRLIAQAAREEDAPPPQPENPLPDDDFFRIEMEGWDNDEDEDEDDEDAHSVQFHHHDGEDNEEAGEEVEEEEEEEEEDRSDNGDEESQEDQQERDEEDMRRHRRDVLRLHIRDIATRESSGRNRILDWAEILMGLEDNSIEFRLEMPESDRYIGNPEDYVDAAGYEALLQTLAESDNAGRRGAPPAAKNALSELPSVKIASEDEAVVCAICKDTVNVGDMSKKLPCGHGYHGDCIVPWLSSRNTCPVCRFELPTDDPEYEEERKKRAVTVSAAGASSSGGDNSISH; from the coding sequence ATGGCTGAAACTCCATCCCAGACGCCGCCGCCGCGGCGATCTGCGTCTGAGGTCGAGACGGAGACGATGGATTACTGGTGCTACCGCTGCAACAAACGCGTCTCCATCGAAACCGTGGCGAATCTCCCGGACATCGTTTGCCACGAGTGCAAGAACGGTTTCGTCGAATCCATCCCGGCCGCTTCATATCCGCAGTCGGATCCTTCTTCCCGATCGTCCGATCAGGTCGATGACCCGACTTTCGGCTCTCCATTTCTCCAGGTGCTGCGGCTAATTGCTCAGGCGGCGCGTGAGGAGGATGCGCCCCCGCCGCAGCCTGAAAACCCCTTGCCTGATGACGATTTCTTTAGGATTGAGATGGAGGGGTGGGACAACGACGAGGACGAGGACGAGGACGACGAAGATGCGCACAGTGTCCAGTTTCACCACCACGACGGCGAGGATAACGAAGAAGCTGGAGAGGAagtagaagaggaggaggaggaagaagaagaagatagatcGGATAACGGGGACGAAGAGAGCCAGGAAGATCAGCaagagagagatgaagaagaCATGCGACGACATCGTCGAGACGTGCTTCGTCTCCACATCCGAGACATTGCGACCCGAGAGAGCAGCGGGAGGAACCGGATTCTGGATTGGGCCGAGATCTTGATGGGGCTGGAGGACAACTCGATCGAATTCCGGCTCGAAATGCCCGAATCGGACCGGTATATCGGCAATCCCGAGGATTACGTGGACGCAGCCGGCTATGAGGCTTTGCTGCAGACCTTGGCTGAGAGCGATAATGCTGGAAGGAGAGGGGCTCCACCGGCGGCGAAGAATGCTTTGTCGGAGTTACCGTCGGTCAAGATCGCGTCAGAGGATGAGGCCGTGGTGTGCGCCATATGCAAGGACACGGTGAATGTTGGTGACATGTCGAAGAAGCTGCCGTGTGGGCATGGTTACCACGGCGATTGCATCGTTCCTTGGCTGAGTTCCAGAAATACTTGTCCGGTTTGCCGGTTCGAGCTGCCAACCGATGATCCGGAATACGAGGAGGAGAGGAAGAAGCGAGCTGTGACTGTTAGCGCGGCTGGAGCTTCCAGTTCTGGCGGAGATAATTCAATCTCTCATTGA